Proteins found in one Nostoc sp. NIES-3756 genomic segment:
- a CDS encoding threonine dehydratase, with translation MFRLTQILRNLFIRLEGLFGLLFKGLFSFVSNIFGFFAKLFGFTQPDYFLGTDEAQSTKKALPQEPVSNVQNATPQTSVTPRRRPNSKKIDDYYMNMAREVNKS, from the coding sequence ATGTTTCGTTTGACTCAAATTCTTCGGAACTTGTTCATTAGGTTGGAAGGCTTGTTTGGGCTTTTATTCAAAGGTTTGTTTAGTTTTGTCAGTAATATATTTGGCTTTTTTGCCAAGTTGTTTGGTTTTACTCAGCCTGATTATTTTTTGGGAACAGATGAGGCACAAAGTACCAAAAAAGCTTTGCCCCAAGAGCCTGTTTCTAATGTTCAAAATGCTACGCCTCAAACTTCTGTTACTCCCCGTCGTCGTCCTAATTCCAAAAAAATTGACGACTATTACATGAATATGGCGCGAGAAGTGAACAAGAGTTAA
- a CDS encoding PAP/fibrillin family protein — MNNRLLLKEQLQAKLGEIQSKNPGSAVTNVKLDKTIAAEIEQLTTQLERCNPNPNPLLYATFLLEGAWQLQYSTAREIRSLDSLPLGLKVGKVFQIIDVGNKSFFNLAYVQHSLGLLSGFVKVTASFEPALEDSSLVPNKRINVYFDKRYLSIEKIVGIYTPQLNPFKVVSANNSQGRVATLDITYLDETLRIGRGGDESLFILSKSDELQQLA; from the coding sequence TTGAACAATCGACTTTTGTTAAAGGAACAATTACAAGCAAAACTTGGGGAGATACAATCTAAGAATCCTGGCTCTGCTGTTACCAATGTGAAGCTAGACAAAACTATAGCCGCAGAAATTGAACAGTTAACAACCCAATTAGAACGCTGCAATCCTAATCCTAATCCTCTGTTGTATGCTACTTTTTTACTAGAGGGAGCTTGGCAATTACAATATTCCACTGCTAGAGAAATCCGTTCTTTAGACTCCCTACCATTGGGATTAAAGGTAGGTAAAGTGTTTCAAATTATCGATGTTGGCAATAAATCATTCTTTAACTTAGCTTATGTCCAGCATTCTCTGGGGCTGCTATCAGGATTTGTCAAGGTGACAGCTAGCTTTGAACCAGCACTAGAAGATTCATCACTTGTACCCAACAAACGCATCAATGTCTATTTTGACAAACGCTATCTGTCTATTGAGAAGATTGTTGGCATTTATACCCCCCAACTCAATCCATTTAAGGTTGTGTCAGCTAACAATTCTCAAGGTAGGGTGGCCACCCTTGATATTACCTACCTAGATGAAACCTTGAGAATTGGCCGTGGGGGTGATGAAAGTTTGTTTATCTTAAGTAAATCCGATGAACTACAACAGTTGGCGTAG
- a CDS encoding phosphoserine transaminase, which produces MSEHLTLPTTKPHIPHFSSGPCAKRPGWSVSSLENACVGRSHRSEDGKARLADVIERSKKILGLPADYRLGIVPASDTGAVEMALWSLLGQRPLDILAWESFGQEWVKDVVDELKLPDVRLLKAPYGGLPNLDEVDFDHDVVFLWNGTTSGVRVPNGDWIKDDRQGLTICDATSAVFAMDIPWEKIDVLTYSWQKVLGGEAQHGVVVLSPRAVERLETYQPAWPIPKIFRLSQKGKLIEGIFKGDTINTPSMLCVEDALDALIWAESIGGLAGLISRSEANLAAIAKWVEQSNWAGFLAEKPETRSCTSICLKIVDAAFSSLSAEDQGKFAKKLAKLLEKQQVAYDIAPYRAAPPGLRIWGGATVETSDIEALLPWLDWAYATVKTEFAPVAS; this is translated from the coding sequence ATGTCAGAGCATCTTACGCTTCCAACAACTAAGCCTCATATTCCGCATTTTTCCTCTGGCCCCTGTGCAAAGCGCCCTGGTTGGTCTGTGTCTAGTCTGGAAAACGCCTGTGTGGGTCGTTCCCACAGGTCTGAAGATGGTAAAGCTAGATTAGCGGACGTTATTGAACGTTCTAAAAAAATTCTGGGTTTGCCGGCTGATTATCGTTTAGGTATTGTGCCGGCTTCTGATACTGGTGCTGTAGAAATGGCCTTATGGTCACTACTGGGACAAAGACCTTTAGATATCTTGGCTTGGGAAAGTTTCGGTCAAGAATGGGTCAAAGATGTGGTAGATGAATTAAAGTTACCCGATGTGCGCTTGTTGAAAGCACCCTATGGCGGCTTACCCAATTTAGATGAAGTTGATTTCGACCATGATGTGGTGTTTTTGTGGAATGGTACAACTTCGGGTGTCAGAGTTCCCAACGGTGACTGGATAAAAGACGATCGCCAAGGTTTAACTATCTGTGATGCTACATCTGCGGTGTTTGCAATGGATATTCCTTGGGAAAAAATCGATGTGCTGACTTACTCCTGGCAGAAAGTATTAGGTGGCGAAGCACAGCATGGTGTGGTTGTCCTCTCACCCCGTGCGGTGGAAAGACTGGAAACTTATCAGCCAGCTTGGCCTATACCAAAGATTTTCCGCCTCTCCCAAAAAGGCAAACTTATTGAAGGTATTTTTAAGGGTGATACCATCAATACACCATCGATGTTGTGTGTAGAAGATGCCTTAGATGCGTTGATTTGGGCTGAAAGTATTGGCGGTTTGGCTGGGTTGATTAGTCGCAGTGAGGCTAATTTAGCGGCGATCGCCAAATGGGTGGAACAAAGCAACTGGGCAGGTTTCCTAGCTGAAAAGCCAGAAACTCGCTCTTGTACTTCAATTTGCTTAAAAATTGTCGATGCTGCTTTCTCTAGCCTAAGTGCAGAAGACCAAGGGAAATTTGCGAAGAAACTAGCAAAACTCCTGGAAAAACAACAAGTAGCTTATGATATTGCACCCTATCGTGCAGCACCCCCCGGACTACGGATTTGGGGAGGCGCTACAGTAGAAACTTCAGATATTGAAGCTTTACTTCCTTGGTTGGACTGGGCATACGCAACTGTGAAAACTGAGTTTGCCCCTGTAGCTTCTTGA
- a CDS encoding metallophosphoesterase family protein, with protein sequence MNLNRRQFLFLSSFSAFGAGLLTWKFIHQHDSSTDVAIAAPPKKDLLLRFVSVADTGTGAKGQYAVARAMTNYHRQNPYDLVVLAGDNIYNNGEIEKINAVFERPYQDLLKQKVKFQACLGNHDIRTDNGDPQVRYPGFNMNGKRYYTFRRQGIQFFALDTNNNADWQNQLPWLEKELSSSNASWKVVFGHHPIYSSGVYGTNQAFVKTFTPLFKKYGVQLYINGHEHSYERTRPIDGTTYLICGAGAGNRPVGRSQWTEYSTSDLSFATYEVYPDRIEVSAIATNNRIFDKGIIKRS encoded by the coding sequence ATGAATCTGAATCGTCGTCAATTTTTATTTTTAAGTAGCTTCAGTGCCTTTGGCGCTGGATTATTAACCTGGAAATTTATTCACCAACATGACTCAAGTACTGATGTTGCTATAGCTGCACCACCCAAAAAGGATTTACTCTTACGCTTTGTGTCGGTGGCTGATACGGGAACAGGGGCAAAAGGACAGTATGCTGTAGCTAGGGCAATGACAAATTATCACAGGCAAAATCCCTATGATTTGGTAGTTTTAGCTGGTGATAATATTTATAATAACGGCGAGATTGAGAAAATAAATGCCGTGTTTGAGCGTCCCTATCAAGATTTGCTCAAACAAAAGGTGAAATTTCAAGCTTGTTTAGGTAATCATGATATCCGCACTGATAACGGTGATCCACAAGTCCGCTATCCTGGTTTTAATATGAATGGTAAGCGATACTATACATTTCGCCGCCAAGGTATACAATTTTTTGCTTTAGATACTAACAATAATGCTGATTGGCAAAATCAATTACCTTGGTTAGAAAAAGAATTAAGTAGTAGTAATGCTTCGTGGAAGGTAGTATTTGGACATCACCCCATTTATTCATCGGGTGTGTACGGAACTAATCAAGCTTTCGTGAAAACCTTCACGCCACTGTTTAAGAAATATGGAGTCCAACTTTATATCAATGGACACGAACACAGTTACGAACGTACTCGCCCTATTGATGGTACAACCTATTTAATTTGCGGTGCTGGCGCGGGTAATCGTCCTGTAGGGCGATCGCAATGGACAGAGTATTCCACCAGTGATTTAAGCTTCGCAACTTATGAAGTTTACCCCGATAGGATAGAAGTTAGTGCGATCGCTACTAATAATCGCATTTTTGACAAAGGAATTATTAAACGGTCTTAA